Genomic segment of Desulfurispora thermophila DSM 16022:
TTTTTGTTGGTGCTGGTACGCTTGAGCACGGCGCTGGTCTTTTTGCCCGTTACGGCTGGACCGTCCCTGCCCCGCCAATTTCGCCTGATTATGGCCGTGCTGTTGGCTGCCATGCTAACGCCGATAGTAAGCCCGCCGCAGCTTGCTCTTACCGGATGGTTGGTGCTGGTGCCACTAGCGGCCCGGGAGGTACTGGTGGGGTTGGCTATGGGAGCGGTGGCCGGGTTTGTTTTACACAGCTTGCTCATTGCCGGTCAGTATATCGATATGCACATCGGCCTTTTAATGGCCAACATCCTGGACCCTTTGAGCGGCGGGCAGATTACGCTGCTGGCCAAATTTATCTATATGCTGGGGCTGGCGATGTTTTTGGCTTTAAACGGGCACCACTTGTTAATTGCCGCCCTTTACAAGAGTTTTCAGCTGGTTCCCCCGGGCACGGCATTGCTCAAGGGCAGTACCGCCCTGCTCATGGTCAGAGTTTTTGCCGATATGCTTGCTCTGGGAGTACAACTGGCTCTGCCGGTTGTCGCTGTTGTGTTGCTGGTGGACATTGCCCTGGGTTTGGTGGGCCGGACGGCACCTCAGATGAATATTTTTATGCTGGGGTTTCCTTTAAAAATAATTGCCGGTTTTCTAACCTTGTTGGTGGTGTCCCCCCTCCTGGGGCGGTTTACAGCCGGACTGATGCGGCTGCTGGAAAACGATCTGTATTTATTGCTTAAAGGGTTGAGTTGAGCAATGTCGGGTGCGCAGCAGAAAACCGAACAGCCAACGCCACGGCGTTTGCAGGAAGCCAGGCGCAGGGGACAGGTGGCGCGCAGCAAAGATTTATCCGCCGCTTTAATTTTGCTGGCCGGTGTGCTGGCCGTTTACTTGCTCAGCCCCTTGGCGCTGGATAAAATCAGCCGGCACATGGCCTGGTATTTCAGCAACTGCCTGAACTGGCAGTTGCCCGACAGCAGTCGTCCTTATGTACTGTTTGGTTATATCTGGGATGAGGGGCTGTTGTGGATGCCCCTGTTCCTGGTGTTGGTGCTGGCGGCAGTGGCGGCCAATGTGGCCCAGTTTGGTTTTCTATCCGCTCCCGGAGTAATGGTTCCCAAATTGGAACGATTAAACCCCCTGGAAGGGTTGAAAAAGATCTTCTCCCTGCGCAGTTTACTGGAACTGGTCAAGAGCATTTTGAAAATTGCCCTGGTGGGGCTGGTTACCTGGCAGGTGGCGATTCATTTTGTACCGTCGCTCCTGAACCTGTATTTCCGCCCCGCCGCCGGTGAATTGCGCGTGCTGCTGGATGTGCTGATTGCTGTCGGAGCGGCGGGAGGAGCGACCTTTCTGCTGTTGGGGGCGGCAGACTATTTTTACCAGCGATACGATTACTACAAGAGCCTGCGCATGACCAAACAAGAAGTGCGGGACGAATACAAGCAAACCGAGGGCGATCCGCTGGTAAAAGGCTGGCTCAAGCGCCGGCAACGGGAAATTGCCATGAATCGCATTCGTTCCGAGGTACCGCGGGCCACTGTGGTGGTTACCAACCCCGTGCACTATGCGGTAGCCCTGCGCTATCAGGAAGGCGTGGACCGGGCGCCGGTGGTGGTGGCCAAAGGAGCGGGCGATCTGGCAACGCAGATCAAGCAAATTGCCGGTCAACACCAGGTGCCTGTAGTGGAAGATCCGCCTCTGGCCCGGCAGCTTTACCGCCAGGTGGAAGTGGGGCGGGAGATACCGGTGGAACTCTACCGGGCTGTGGCCGAGGTGCTGGCCCTGGTCTACCGGTTAAAACGCAATAGATGAGTATGGTATGGGGGTAAACCGGGTGGCAACGCCTACCACAACGCGCTGGCTGGGACAAATGAAGAGAAACACCGATCTGGCCGTGGCCGGTCTGGTCTTGTTGATCATTTTAATGATCATTATACCACTGCCGCCGCGCGTGCTGGATGTG
This window contains:
- the fliR gene encoding flagellar biosynthetic protein FliR, whose product is MVLSETYVVTFLLVLVRLSTALVFLPVTAGPSLPRQFRLIMAVLLAAMLTPIVSPPQLALTGWLVLVPLAAREVLVGLAMGAVAGFVLHSLLIAGQYIDMHIGLLMANILDPLSGGQITLLAKFIYMLGLAMFLALNGHHLLIAALYKSFQLVPPGTALLKGSTALLMVRVFADMLALGVQLALPVVAVVLLVDIALGLVGRTAPQMNIFMLGFPLKIIAGFLTLLVVSPLLGRFTAGLMRLLENDLYLLLKGLS
- the flhB gene encoding flagellar biosynthesis protein FlhB, translated to MSGAQQKTEQPTPRRLQEARRRGQVARSKDLSAALILLAGVLAVYLLSPLALDKISRHMAWYFSNCLNWQLPDSSRPYVLFGYIWDEGLLWMPLFLVLVLAAVAANVAQFGFLSAPGVMVPKLERLNPLEGLKKIFSLRSLLELVKSILKIALVGLVTWQVAIHFVPSLLNLYFRPAAGELRVLLDVLIAVGAAGGATFLLLGAADYFYQRYDYYKSLRMTKQEVRDEYKQTEGDPLVKGWLKRRQREIAMNRIRSEVPRATVVVTNPVHYAVALRYQEGVDRAPVVVAKGAGDLATQIKQIAGQHQVPVVEDPPLARQLYRQVEVGREIPVELYRAVAEVLALVYRLKRNR